The DNA window CCGTACCGTCTGCACCGAGGCCCACATGTAGTCCCTCGCGGAGAGGAGCTCCCAGCGCGCGGGCTTGAATCGATCGGCCGCGATTCTTCCGGCTTCATAAACTCGGTCCGGCTCGCCCGCAGCGCACTGGGCAAGCACTTTAGCCCATACGACGTCACCGTCTCCCTTGACGACGCCGTGCGCCTGGCCGAGATCGAGCGACTCCTCCGGATAAAGGGTTGCGTGTATGCCGCCGTAGATTACGAAAGCGCCGCGCTCCCGAGCCATCCGGCCGACTTTGTAGCCCCGGAGCGCGTTGCCGGTGTGGATGCCGATACCGACTACGTCGCCCTTCTCGATCGTCGAGGAGTCCAGCTGCTCGAGAGTCTCGTCAACGATCCGTGGCGTGCCGTACTCCTTCGGCGTGGCGGCCGCGAGCACGAAAAGCCACCTTGGCGTAATAACGCCAATGCCGAAGGAACTATCGCTCGGGTTGACGAGGTGAACCCGCATATCGGCGCTGCAGGATTGGTAAGTCGGCACAGCCGGTTTCCGTCAATCGGCAGTCACCGGAATCTCGTTCCGAAAGGCCGCCCATCTCGCCCACAGGCGATGCACCTGCTGCCGGGCGTGGTTTCCACCGAGGTAGGCGGGCGCTCGATTCGCGAAAGGGCTCGAGTCCTGGGATCTCGAGCCCTTCGCGAGAACGGAGTTTTCCGGTTGGGCCGGCTTACCAGCGCCGTCCGCCGCCGCGTCCGCCGCCGCCGCCGCCACCGCCGCCGGTCCTGGGCCTGGCTTCGTTGACGTTCAGGGCACGCCCGCCGAGCTCTTTTCCATTGAGGCCTCGGATGGCCGCTTGCGCGGCTGCAGTTTCGGACATCTCGACGAATGCGAACCCACGCGGACGACCGGTATCACGATCGGTGATGACGTTGACACTGCTCACCTCGCCGTAGGCCGCAAAGGCGTCTCTGAGCTGCTGCTCGGTGACGTCGAAAGAACAATTACCTACATAGATGTTAGCCATGAAACGGGGACTCCTCTACGAAAGGGCCAAAGCGAGGGCTGACGAAGTGCGGTGGGAATCACCAGCAGAAGAATCTACGAAAAGCCATCGGATAGCCGAATGAGCTATCCTCGACAATTTCCGTGCAATTGTCAAATCGTCGGTCTCGAGAGTATCGACCCCGATCCGAGTTTTCCGAAGTCCCATTTCTTCCGAGGGGTTCGTCCAGAGGCTTTTGCGCCTGAGGGCGCGATTGGGATAGAGTTGAACTTAACACGACCGGTAAAGTCTGACGGGTACCCATCAGGTTCGTCCCGGGCGTGCCCTCGAAAGGAAAACATGAAACTCTACGTGGGGAACCTTCCTTACAAGATGTCTGAGCAATCCCTACGCAATCTGTTCTCGCGGCACGGACAGGTAGAGTCCATCTGGATGGGAAACACTCGTGTAGGCTCTCCTCACGGCTATGGTTTCGTTCATATGGCGGACGGTCCGACTGCCGAGAAGGCCATCACGTCACTCGATGGCCTCGAGTTCGAGGGAAAGCCGATCACGGTCCACAGAGCAAGAGACTGACCGCTCATTTGGCGATGGAGTGCTCGACGGCGTTTCGTACGTGACGCTCTGGTCCGCTGCGTCCGCCCGACTGTGTCGTAGCTGGTGTGGACTCTAAGGAGCTACCCTCAGACCCGATTCCTTTACGCATGTAGTCCCGTGTCTCTAATACGTTCGCGAACGAGGAAGATTCTCTTCGATGGTAGTAAGCGAGATCCCGGGCCCGAGCAACCTCCACCCGCGCGGTCACTCACTGGTCGACGAAGCCATCGTCCCAGAGCCGCTCTCGATCGTGGTTGCGAAGGTCGATGCCGAAAGCAATCCATGCCTTCAGGGGAAAGAGAACGTTCAGCCAGCCGGCGTGCACCTCGTTCCAGTCCTCGGGACGGACATCGGTGTGGGTGAGCGTTACGTCCGTGCCACGTTTTCCGTCGGGCGCCAGCTCGAAGCGGGCGACACCGCCGAAATAGTCGACGGCGAAGACGGAGTCCGCCTTTCGCTCGAGGATCCGGCTCCGGTAGCTCATGCCGTTGATGAACTCGAAATGAATCACGCCGTCTACCTCACGGGCCGACTCGGCCCAAAAGGAGGCGCGCCCCTCGTCGCTGTTCAACGCTTCGTAGACCTTCGACGGCGGTGCCGGTATATGGAGCTTCCACCGAATCGAGCCGCCCACCGAATCGCCTCTCACGGGCCCACTCGCTCAATTCGCGGAAATACCACGCCCGTACCCCACCGCGTTCGCGTCGGAAAACCCGTATGGCACATGCCAAGGCTAGCCTCTACGGCCACCGATGCGCCAGATCTTGCGAGAGTCTCCGTGCGCCAGGCGCCTCGCCCACGTGGTCGGGTAGTCGAGGAGCGCTCGGTTGTCCAAATCCTCCACTCGATGAATGTCAAGGCCGGCGCGTCGATAGGGCTCTCGCAGGCGGGTCTCGACCCGAGCCGCGGAAATACCCTGGTAATCTCGCAACGCCGGTATGGAAGGATCCCGTCGCGGATCGTAAGAGAACACGATCTCGAGCGACGCGTCCGTTCGACAGAGGGCGGCGATCGCCTCGAGCGTCGCCGGCTCCGGAGCGGCGACCGCGAGGAGGAGCTCTCCCCAAGGAAGAAGGATCGTCACCCGATCAGCCACCCCCGGAAGCTCCCGCGAAAGCTCCGTCGCGCTCGCCGCGATGCACAGAAGATTGCGAACGCCTCCGCGCGCCTCTCGGCGGGCGGCGCGCCACGCGGTTCGGCTCAGCGAATCCGCATTCACATCCACCGCGACGAAGAGCCGCGAAGGTTCCCTCCGCGCCAGGCGCAACGGCCCCTTGCCGTCGCCACTACCCAGATCGATTTGGATACGCGGCTCGTAGGCC is part of the Vicinamibacteria bacterium genome and encodes:
- a CDS encoding RNA-binding protein, producing the protein MKLYVGNLPYKMSEQSLRNLFSRHGQVESIWMGNTRVGSPHGYGFVHMADGPTAEKAITSLDGLEFEGKPITVHRARD
- a CDS encoding SRPBCC domain-containing protein; the encoded protein is MGGSIRWKLHIPAPPSKVYEALNSDEGRASFWAESAREVDGVIHFEFINGMSYRSRILERKADSVFAVDYFGGVARFELAPDGKRGTDVTLTHTDVRPEDWNEVHAGWLNVLFPLKAWIAFGIDLRNHDRERLWDDGFVDQ
- a CDS encoding RNA-binding protein; translation: MANIYVGNCSFDVTEQQLRDAFAAYGEVSSVNVITDRDTGRPRGFAFVEMSETAAAQAAIRGLNGKELGGRALNVNEARPRTGGGGGGGGGRGGGRRW